A section of the Methanofollis sp. UBA420 genome encodes:
- a CDS encoding Coenzyme F420 hydrogenase/dehydrogenase, beta subunit C-terminal domain produces MAEKSYKDLEAEVWETGRCARCGACIAVCPADALSFPENAHGHPVSSSYCKMECDDVPCGACYLACPRVGDGADPAKPLGDYISAVSARATFPVPGKQSGGAVTAILVHALEAGLVDAVVTVSEDRWTRKPQSVVITDREALVAQAGSRYNWWVPLLAALKEAVVVRKYRRVAVVAVPCAAEAVALIRTSGFDLHGPYARAIRLLVGLFCTESFDYAALMEGKIRGDLGIEPWEVGRLDVKGHLEVTRLGGGTETIPLADLEGCIPEGCRHCTDFAAVHADISAGAVGSPKGYSTLLVRTDAGRGFVAGAVASGLLVVDGEADLAKVEALAKRKLARGRQE; encoded by the coding sequence ATGGCGGAAAAGAGTTACAAGGACCTGGAAGCCGAGGTCTGGGAGACCGGCCGCTGTGCACGCTGCGGTGCCTGCATCGCGGTCTGCCCGGCCGATGCACTCTCATTCCCGGAGAATGCGCATGGCCACCCTGTGTCGTCGAGTTACTGCAAGATGGAGTGCGACGATGTGCCGTGCGGTGCCTGCTACCTGGCGTGTCCCCGCGTCGGCGACGGCGCCGACCCGGCAAAACCCCTGGGCGACTATATCTCGGCGGTCTCGGCGCGGGCGACCTTCCCGGTGCCGGGCAAGCAGAGCGGCGGTGCGGTGACGGCGATCCTGGTCCATGCCCTGGAGGCCGGCCTCGTCGACGCGGTGGTCACGGTCTCGGAGGACCGCTGGACAAGAAAGCCGCAGTCGGTGGTGATCACCGACCGCGAGGCGCTCGTCGCCCAGGCAGGGAGCAGGTACAACTGGTGGGTGCCTCTCCTCGCCGCCCTGAAGGAGGCGGTGGTTGTGCGGAAGTACCGCCGGGTGGCGGTGGTGGCGGTGCCCTGTGCGGCCGAGGCCGTCGCACTGATCCGGACGAGCGGTTTCGACCTCCACGGGCCGTACGCCCGGGCGATCCGCCTGCTTGTCGGCCTCTTCTGCACGGAGAGTTTCGACTACGCAGCACTGATGGAGGGGAAGATCCGGGGCGACCTCGGGATCGAGCCCTGGGAGGTCGGTCGCCTGGACGTGAAAGGGCACCTGGAGGTCACCCGTCTCGGCGGCGGCACGGAGACGATCCCCCTCGCCGACCTGGAGGGCTGCATCCCCGAGGGGTGCCGGCACTGCACCGACTTTGCCGCGGTCCACGCCGACATCTCGGCCGGGGCTGTCGGGAGCCCGAAGGGCTACTCGACCCTGCTCGTCAGGACCGATGCCGGCCGGGGCTTTGTCGCCGGTGCGGTCGCTTCGGGACTTCTCGTGGTGGACGGCGAGGCAGACCTTGCAAAGGTCGAGGCCCTGGCAAAGAGGAAGTTGGCGCGGGGCCGGCAGGAGTAG
- a CDS encoding PKD domain-containing protein, with protein sequence MMVVAIGLLCLMAMPAAAEDTGLGAAVDAPDLVWTTGNNVDWTVDTEHAVTGGSSARSGTVSGFVGDSEIKTTITGPGTLSFSWNTSCSDSSSLSFALDGAKLKEIKGTENTWKKESVPVSDGEHNLTWHFHKMGSAGDDCGWLDAVTFTPGALPEYTLGQALDAEDLAWTTGGDANWSVNIQDGVTDGNSARSDALSSSESTWIKTTVTGAGTLSFDWKANIQNFTTSQGILEFSIDGATSSGGNYRNTTATIDWTHESFDLDEGEHTLQWTYAAKMSDMPENGGWLDNVTFTSAKPPEPPKSTLGEAVDAPSLTWTTGGDDDWTVEDGNGVGGSCAMSGQALYCCDGSWIETTVTGPGTLTFAWNVSSGYDESDDLNDPTYSDLLRFSIDGATQKNIAGEDFTWTGETFEIGEGAHTLRWTYLDGSGDSAGKDCGWLDNVAFTPKPVPVPTTLKEALDAPDLAWVNTGDKDWTVEVGDGIGGGCARSGTFSADEWEVGFSDLQTGVTGPGTLTFSWKVSCDEYYEALYFALDGKDQMQIDGLDETWKDATFEVGPGEHILKWSYWKNNWNGDESDGKSCGWLDNVSYTQHIATAFTANTTAGDAPLTVQFTDQSTGAITARHWDFGDGTTSEEQHPVHIFDVGTYDVSLTVTRDGVEDTVTKTGYIRSIGEVTLAEALDAPDLAWTTGGNATWSPVKGPEYVDYSAGKSAGALTSGQKSWVQTTVEGPCTLTFDWNVNPGKVSGMPLGKMEFAVDDADQYDDLYKKIQFSQWRHETYPIGHGAHTVTWTYSTLMTDAAENGGWLDNVTYTYGGGEPIADFVTNVTENRGMAPLTVQFTDTSTGFPTTWSWDFGDGKTSVEQNPTHVYENTGDYTVTLTVTNIVGRNSDGTAVLGTDTVTKTVKVIKLISLGEAVEAPELTWTTGGDVDWFTDLYCALTGGSSARSGVISSKSNATWIETTVTGPGVLTFNWNINTSSSTYCGLLVFSADGTSVSQIKGTQQGKYWPGVYYEVPPGEHALRWTYTNAYYHSSQHCGHLDNVTYTYGAIQPTAAFKANVTRAMAPATVQFNDTSAGCPTAWSWDFGDGATSDKQNPVHTFEEVREYTVTLTVTNDAGTSTTTQTITLVPFATLPEAVEAPDFEWSTGGNAPWFVDVDCVHTGTTSARSGAIGDNQESWLQANITGPGILAFAWNVSSEPRHDYLRLFIDGEEEKNIFGYPEDWTEEEYRLGFGTHAVRWVYEKDSTSAILEDCGWLDNVTFTPVDDTDFVGNVTRGEVPLTVDFTGYTTGTATHWAWDFGDKESAVGRNQTHTYTEPGLYNVTLIVQKDTAPEGQMEVKKGYIMVTPTFEDALDAEGLAWTTGGDVPWFVDVNETYIHGSCGHTGAIKRSQQSWIETTVTGPKNLTFDWQVSSYDSYSMKYSDVLAFSIDGEMQKEIAGKGDGWQDMHYTLEKGEHTLRWTYEKRAYNSYGEDCGWLDNITLTEIAPVISFAPLNTTVAAGTERNVAIVVDHFPDGLKNYTFTVSLDNDNARITDVCFATMGGAQSREGVLPGTTVTISATDDGTTVEAGAENVVLATLKIRGLTDGMVGITASDPEVYADNGEETPVVCRPGTIDVVGLSPLPGYVSIPGDGDGDGLFEDVNGDGTLDFGDISAYFEHFESITSQKNSRVFDYNGNGRIDFDDVVTVHRYMETDRT encoded by the coding sequence ATGATGGTCGTTGCCATCGGCCTTCTCTGCCTGATGGCGATGCCCGCGGCCGCGGAAGACACAGGCCTCGGGGCCGCGGTCGACGCCCCCGACCTCGTATGGACGACCGGCAACAATGTCGATTGGACGGTCGATACCGAACACGCCGTGACAGGCGGGAGCTCGGCCCGGAGTGGCACAGTCTCAGGATTCGTCGGAGACTCCGAGATCAAGACCACAATTACCGGACCTGGCACCCTTTCCTTCTCCTGGAATACTTCGTGCTCTGATAGCAGTTCATTGAGCTTTGCCCTTGACGGAGCAAAGTTAAAGGAGATCAAGGGGACGGAAAACACCTGGAAAAAGGAATCAGTTCCTGTTTCCGATGGCGAGCATAACCTCACGTGGCACTTCCACAAAATGGGTTCAGCAGGCGATGACTGCGGATGGCTTGATGCAGTCACCTTCACACCCGGCGCACTCCCCGAGTACACGCTCGGTCAGGCTCTCGACGCTGAAGACCTCGCATGGACCACAGGCGGCGACGCCAACTGGAGCGTCAATATCCAGGACGGGGTGACCGACGGGAACAGCGCCAGGAGTGATGCACTCTCCAGTTCTGAGTCCACCTGGATCAAGACCACAGTCACCGGCGCCGGAACCCTCTCCTTCGACTGGAAGGCGAACATCCAGAACTTCACCACATCACAGGGCATTCTGGAGTTCTCCATCGACGGCGCGACCTCTTCTGGCGGGAACTACAGGAATACCACGGCGACAATAGACTGGACGCACGAGTCCTTCGACCTCGATGAGGGCGAGCACACCCTGCAGTGGACCTATGCAGCCAAGATGAGCGACATGCCCGAGAACGGCGGATGGCTCGACAACGTCACCTTCACCTCTGCAAAACCTCCTGAGCCCCCGAAGTCCACCCTGGGCGAGGCCGTGGACGCTCCCTCCCTCACCTGGACCACAGGCGGCGACGACGACTGGACCGTCGAGGACGGCAACGGCGTCGGCGGCAGCTGCGCCATGAGCGGTCAGGCCCTCTATTGCTGTGACGGTTCCTGGATCGAGACCACCGTCACCGGTCCCGGCACCCTCACCTTTGCCTGGAATGTCTCGTCTGGCTACGACGAGAGCGACGACCTCAATGATCCCACGTACTCGGACCTCCTCCGTTTCTCCATCGACGGTGCGACGCAGAAGAACATCGCCGGGGAGGACTTCACCTGGACCGGTGAGACCTTCGAAATCGGTGAAGGCGCTCACACCCTCAGGTGGACCTACCTCGACGGCAGCGGTGATTCCGCCGGCAAGGACTGCGGCTGGCTCGACAACGTCGCCTTCACCCCGAAGCCGGTTCCCGTCCCCACCACCCTGAAGGAGGCCCTCGACGCCCCGGACCTCGCATGGGTGAACACCGGCGACAAGGACTGGACAGTCGAGGTCGGTGACGGCATCGGCGGTGGTTGCGCCCGGAGCGGCACATTTTCCGCCGATGAATGGGAAGTCGGCTTCTCGGACCTGCAGACAGGAGTCACCGGTCCCGGCACCCTGACCTTCTCCTGGAAGGTCTCGTGCGATGAATACTACGAAGCCCTCTATTTTGCCCTCGACGGCAAGGACCAGATGCAGATCGATGGACTGGACGAGACGTGGAAAGACGCGACATTCGAAGTCGGACCCGGGGAACACATCCTCAAATGGTCTTACTGGAAAAACAACTGGAATGGCGACGAATCTGACGGCAAAAGCTGCGGCTGGCTCGACAACGTCTCCTACACCCAGCATATCGCCACCGCCTTCACCGCCAACACTACCGCCGGAGACGCACCCCTCACCGTGCAGTTCACCGACCAGAGCACCGGTGCGATCACCGCCCGGCACTGGGACTTCGGCGACGGCACCACCTCTGAGGAGCAGCACCCGGTCCACATCTTTGATGTCGGCACCTACGACGTCTCCCTCACCGTCACCAGAGACGGGGTAGAAGACACCGTAACAAAAACCGGATACATCAGGTCCATCGGCGAGGTCACCCTCGCGGAGGCCCTCGACGCTCCTGATCTCGCATGGACCACCGGCGGCAACGCCACCTGGTCCCCGGTGAAGGGGCCGGAGTATGTCGACTACAGTGCCGGCAAGAGCGCCGGTGCGCTGACCTCGGGCCAGAAATCCTGGGTCCAGACCACTGTCGAAGGCCCCTGCACACTCACCTTTGACTGGAATGTGAACCCCGGCAAGGTTTCCGGAATGCCGCTGGGCAAGATGGAGTTCGCGGTCGACGACGCCGACCAGTACGACGACCTGTACAAGAAGATCCAGTTCAGCCAGTGGCGCCATGAGACCTACCCCATCGGCCACGGCGCCCACACCGTCACCTGGACCTACTCCACGTTGATGACCGACGCCGCGGAGAACGGTGGGTGGCTCGACAACGTCACCTACACCTACGGCGGCGGCGAACCTATCGCGGACTTCGTCACCAACGTGACCGAGAACCGCGGCATGGCACCCCTGACCGTGCAGTTTACCGACACCTCCACCGGCTTCCCGACCACATGGTCCTGGGACTTCGGCGACGGCAAAACCTCCGTTGAACAGAACCCGACCCATGTCTACGAGAACACGGGCGACTACACCGTCACCCTGACGGTCACCAACATCGTCGGGAGGAACTCCGACGGTACGGCCGTCCTCGGCACCGACACCGTGACAAAGACGGTGAAGGTCATCAAACTCATCTCGCTCGGTGAGGCCGTTGAGGCCCCAGAACTTACCTGGACAACCGGCGGCGACGTCGACTGGTTCACCGACCTCTACTGCGCCCTGACAGGCGGGAGTTCCGCGAGGAGCGGCGTCATCTCATCCAAGAGCAACGCCACCTGGATCGAGACGACGGTCACCGGCCCCGGCGTGCTCACCTTCAACTGGAATATCAACACCAGTTCCTCCACCTACTGCGGACTGCTGGTATTCTCGGCCGACGGGACCAGTGTCTCGCAGATCAAGGGGACGCAGCAGGGCAAATACTGGCCCGGCGTGTACTATGAAGTTCCGCCCGGAGAGCACGCCCTCAGGTGGACCTACACCAACGCGTATTACCACTCGTCACAACACTGCGGCCACCTCGACAACGTCACCTACACCTACGGTGCCATCCAGCCGACGGCCGCCTTCAAGGCCAATGTGACGCGGGCGATGGCCCCGGCGACGGTGCAGTTCAACGACACCTCGGCAGGGTGCCCGACCGCCTGGTCCTGGGACTTCGGCGACGGCGCAACATCAGACAAGCAGAACCCTGTCCACACCTTCGAGGAGGTCAGGGAGTACACCGTCACCCTGACGGTTACCAACGACGCCGGCACCAGCACCACGACGCAGACCATCACGCTCGTCCCCTTCGCCACCCTTCCTGAGGCCGTCGAGGCCCCCGACTTCGAGTGGTCCACCGGCGGCAACGCCCCCTGGTTCGTCGACGTCGACTGTGTCCACACCGGCACCACCTCGGCACGGAGCGGCGCCATCGGCGACAACCAGGAGTCATGGCTCCAGGCGAACATCACCGGCCCCGGCATCCTCGCCTTTGCCTGGAATGTCTCCTCAGAGCCCAGGCACGACTACCTGAGGCTCTTCATCGATGGCGAGGAGGAAAAGAACATCTTCGGTTACCCTGAAGACTGGACTGAAGAGGAGTACAGGCTCGGGTTCGGCACGCATGCCGTCAGGTGGGTGTACGAGAAGGACTCCACCTCCGCCATACTGGAGGACTGCGGCTGGCTCGACAACGTCACCTTCACGCCCGTCGACGACACCGACTTTGTCGGCAACGTGACGCGGGGCGAGGTCCCGCTCACCGTAGACTTCACCGGGTACACGACCGGCACCGCGACCCACTGGGCCTGGGACTTCGGCGACAAGGAATCGGCGGTCGGCAGGAACCAGACGCACACCTACACCGAGCCCGGCCTCTACAATGTCACTCTCATCGTGCAGAAGGACACCGCCCCTGAAGGGCAGATGGAAGTCAAGAAGGGCTACATCATGGTCACCCCGACCTTCGAGGATGCCCTCGACGCAGAAGGCCTCGCCTGGACGACAGGCGGCGACGTCCCCTGGTTCGTCGACGTAAACGAGACCTACATCCACGGCAGCTGCGGCCACACCGGTGCTATCAAACGCAGCCAGCAGTCATGGATCGAGACCACGGTCACAGGCCCGAAGAACCTCACCTTCGACTGGCAGGTCTCCTCCTATGACAGTTACTCGATGAAGTACTCCGACGTCCTCGCCTTCTCCATCGACGGCGAGATGCAGAAGGAGATTGCGGGCAAGGGCGACGGCTGGCAGGATATGCACTACACCCTGGAGAAGGGCGAGCACACCCTGCGGTGGACGTACGAGAAGCGTGCGTACAACTCCTATGGCGAAGACTGCGGATGGCTCGACAACATCACCCTCACCGAGATCGCCCCGGTGATCTCGTTCGCCCCGCTCAACACAACCGTTGCCGCCGGGACAGAGCGCAACGTCGCCATCGTCGTCGACCACTTCCCCGACGGCCTGAAGAACTATACCTTCACTGTCTCTCTCGATAACGACAACGCCCGGATCACCGACGTCTGCTTCGCCACGATGGGAGGCGCACAGTCACGTGAGGGTGTCCTGCCCGGCACCACCGTCACCATCTCCGCGACCGACGACGGCACCACCGTCGAGGCCGGAGCGGAGAACGTCGTCCTCGCCACCCTGAAGATCAGGGGCCTCACCGACGGCATGGTCGGGATCACGGCCAGCGACCCTGAGGTCTACGCGGACAACGGCGAAGAGACCCCCGTGGTCTGCAGACCGGGCACAATCGACGTCGTCGGCCTCTCGCCCCTCCCCGGGTACGTCAGCATCCCCGGCGACGGTGACGGCGACGGCCTCTTCGAGGACGTGAACGGCGACGGTACACTGGACTTCGGCGATATCAGCGCCTACTTCGAACACTTCGAGAGCATCACCTCGCAGAAGAACTCCCGGGTCTTCGATTACAACGGGAACGGCAGGATCGACTTCGACGACGTCGTGACCGTTCACCGGTACATGGAGACCGACAGAACATGA
- a CDS encoding glutamine amidotransferase family protein, with protein MCGIISVVDRSGAVMDGARIRDALSMMDERGSGEGAGYAAYGVYPEFADCYAIHVFFDNIVETKAPVDALLETWGTIVHDEEIPTYEQPHLRKIHTPWRYFFRPDPTLMTGTPSPEDDIVTYLVMKVNTTMRGALIYSSGKNIGVFKAAGWPEDVADFYRIQDYKGYIWLAHNRYPTNTRGWWGGAHPFNLLDWSVVHNGEITSYGTNRRYIESYGYKCTMFTDTEVVAYLVDLLARKHGLDEELAVRALAPPFWDEIDRMPEKERELNRAIRLTYGSAMMNGPFAIVVANRDGIAGFTDRIKLRPLVAAEEGDRMYISSEEAAIRRIAPELDRVWMPRAGEPVIGRVR; from the coding sequence ATGTGTGGAATCATCAGCGTCGTCGACCGCTCGGGAGCGGTGATGGACGGCGCACGGATCAGGGACGCGCTTTCGATGATGGACGAGCGCGGCAGCGGGGAAGGTGCGGGGTATGCAGCCTACGGCGTCTACCCCGAGTTCGCCGACTGCTATGCAATCCATGTCTTCTTCGACAACATCGTGGAGACAAAGGCCCCGGTGGACGCCCTCCTCGAGACCTGGGGGACCATCGTCCACGACGAGGAGATCCCGACCTATGAGCAGCCGCACCTGAGGAAGATCCATACCCCCTGGCGCTACTTCTTCAGGCCAGACCCCACCCTCATGACAGGGACGCCGTCGCCTGAGGACGACATCGTCACCTACCTGGTGATGAAGGTGAACACGACGATGCGGGGGGCGCTGATCTACTCGTCGGGGAAGAACATCGGGGTCTTCAAGGCCGCGGGGTGGCCGGAGGACGTCGCCGACTTCTACCGCATCCAGGACTACAAGGGCTACATCTGGCTCGCCCACAACAGGTACCCGACCAACACCCGCGGCTGGTGGGGCGGCGCCCACCCCTTCAACCTCCTGGACTGGAGCGTCGTCCACAACGGCGAGATCACAAGTTACGGCACGAACCGGCGGTACATCGAGAGCTATGGCTACAAGTGCACGATGTTCACCGACACCGAGGTTGTCGCCTATCTCGTCGACCTCCTTGCCCGGAAGCACGGCCTCGACGAGGAACTCGCGGTGCGTGCCCTGGCCCCGCCCTTCTGGGACGAGATCGACCGCATGCCCGAAAAGGAGCGGGAGCTCAACCGCGCCATCCGCCTCACCTACGGCTCGGCGATGATGAACGGGCCCTTTGCGATCGTCGTCGCAAACCGCGACGGCATCGCCGGCTTCACCGACCGGATCAAGCTGCGGCCTCTCGTCGCCGCGGAGGAGGGGGACAGGATGTACATCTCCTCCGAAGAGGCGGCGATACGGCGGATCGCCCCGGAACTGGATCGGGTGTGGATGCCGCGGGCCGGGGAACCTGTCATCGGGAGGGTCCGCTGA
- a CDS encoding glutamine synthetase family protein: MPADEVSALLERIERDNVKFIRLQFSDLQGQPKNVAIPPVQAEKALTDGISFDGSSIEGFARIEESDMVLKPDPATYTLLPWRKDEGRAARFICDVYMPNKKPFEGDPRYILKQVVADAAKDGFEFNTGPELEFFLFKMVNGRPSLEFQDRGGYFDLAPTDLAEDVRRDIVLALTEMGFTIEASHHEVAESQHEIDFKYGPALQTADNVVTFKFATKTIALQRGLHATFMAKPIYGINGSGMHTNCSLFKDGQNAFYDPYAPLELSETALHFIGGVLKHVRGITRLANPTINSYKRLVPGYEAPVYISWSASNRTALCRVPAPRGKSTRMELRSPDPTCNPYLTFACILAAGMDGVRNKIEPPASTKLNIFELTEVEREEAGIHTLPGTLLEANQYLQEDELLCNVLGHHVVENLDRITKMEWDSFRTTVHPWEIDQYFYKQ; the protein is encoded by the coding sequence ATGCCAGCCGACGAGGTATCAGCACTTCTGGAGAGAATCGAAAGGGACAACGTCAAATTCATCCGCCTGCAATTTTCCGACCTTCAGGGCCAGCCGAAGAACGTGGCCATCCCGCCCGTCCAGGCTGAGAAGGCCCTGACCGATGGGATCTCATTCGACGGGTCGTCGATCGAAGGCTTCGCCCGGATCGAGGAGTCCGACATGGTGCTGAAGCCCGACCCGGCGACCTACACCCTTCTACCCTGGCGGAAGGACGAGGGGCGGGCGGCCCGTTTCATCTGCGACGTCTACATGCCGAACAAGAAACCTTTCGAGGGCGACCCGCGGTATATCCTCAAGCAGGTCGTCGCCGACGCCGCAAAGGACGGGTTCGAGTTCAACACCGGCCCTGAACTCGAGTTCTTCCTCTTCAAGATGGTCAACGGCAGGCCGTCCCTGGAGTTCCAGGACCGCGGCGGTTACTTCGACCTCGCCCCCACCGACCTTGCCGAGGACGTGCGCCGGGACATCGTCCTGGCCCTGACCGAGATGGGCTTCACCATCGAGGCCTCCCACCACGAGGTAGCCGAGAGCCAGCACGAGATCGACTTCAAGTACGGCCCGGCCCTCCAGACTGCCGACAATGTCGTCACCTTCAAGTTCGCCACGAAGACGATCGCCCTCCAGCGCGGCCTCCACGCCACCTTCATGGCAAAGCCCATCTACGGGATCAACGGGAGCGGCATGCACACCAACTGTTCCCTCTTCAAGGACGGGCAGAACGCCTTCTACGATCCCTATGCACCCCTCGAACTCTCGGAGACGGCCCTGCACTTCATCGGCGGCGTCCTGAAGCACGTCCGCGGCATCACCAGGCTTGCGAACCCGACGATCAACTCGTACAAGCGCCTGGTGCCAGGCTACGAGGCACCGGTCTACATCTCCTGGAGCGCCTCGAACAGGACGGCCCTCTGCCGCGTCCCGGCGCCCCGCGGCAAGTCCACCAGGATGGAACTCCGCAGCCCGGACCCGACCTGCAATCCCTATCTCACCTTCGCCTGCATCCTGGCCGCGGGCATGGACGGCGTGAGGAACAAGATCGAACCGCCCGCGAGCACGAAGTTGAACATCTTCGAACTCACCGAGGTAGAAAGGGAGGAGGCGGGCATCCACACCCTGCCGGGCACCCTCCTCGAAGCGAACCAGTACCTCCAGGAGGACGAACTCCTCTGCAATGTCCTCGGCCACCATGTGGTCGAGAACCTCGACCGGATCACGAAGATGGAGTGGGACTCCTTCAGGACGACGGTTCACCCCTGGGAGATCGACCAGTACTTCTACAAGCAGTGA
- a CDS encoding glutamate synthase-related protein — MAIGSVPLRYKITIDHDRCMECGRCIENCPYGTFRKEGDRIVAVSRNCTACHRCIAMCPRDAISLVEHPVDYRSHPLWTPEAREAIYNQARTGKIILAGMGNALPLPSIFDRLLLDACQVTNPSIDPLREPMELRTYLGKKPSKLAFRRTEAGEVELETKLAPNLMIETPIMIGHMSYGAISLNAQLALARAAHAAGTFMGTGEGGMHPALYPYQKRLIVQVASGRFGVDIDYLNRGAAIEIKIGQGAKPGIGGHLPGEKVGPDVSRTRMIPEGSDAISPAPHHDIYSIEDLAQLVRSLKEATEWQKPVFVKIAAVHNAAAIAAGIARSGADAVVVDGFRGGTGAAPKVFRDHVGIPIEAAISAVDQKLRSQGIRNEVSVIASGGLRNAADVTKAIALGADAVYIGTSALVAMGCRVCGNCYRGLCPWGIATQRPDLIARLDPVREGEHVANLIHAWTMEISELMGAAGINAIESLRGNRDRLRGYMLDEGLLQVLDVKTVGA, encoded by the coding sequence ATGGCGATCGGGAGCGTGCCCCTGCGATACAAGATCACGATCGACCACGACAGGTGCATGGAGTGCGGGCGGTGCATCGAGAACTGTCCATACGGGACGTTCCGGAAGGAGGGCGACCGTATCGTCGCCGTCTCCCGGAACTGCACCGCCTGTCACCGGTGCATCGCCATGTGCCCGCGGGACGCGATCTCGCTCGTGGAGCACCCGGTGGACTACAGGTCTCACCCTCTCTGGACGCCCGAGGCCAGGGAGGCGATCTACAACCAGGCGCGGACAGGGAAGATCATCCTTGCCGGGATGGGCAATGCCCTGCCCCTCCCCTCGATCTTCGACCGTCTCCTCCTCGACGCCTGCCAGGTGACGAACCCCTCCATCGACCCCCTCAGGGAGCCGATGGAGCTGCGGACCTACCTGGGGAAAAAGCCCTCGAAGCTCGCGTTCAGGAGGACGGAGGCTGGCGAGGTCGAACTGGAGACAAAACTCGCCCCGAACCTGATGATCGAGACGCCGATCATGATCGGGCACATGAGTTACGGGGCGATCTCTCTCAACGCGCAACTCGCCCTGGCGCGGGCCGCGCACGCGGCCGGGACCTTCATGGGGACGGGCGAGGGCGGGATGCACCCGGCACTCTACCCGTACCAGAAACGGTTGATCGTGCAGGTGGCCTCCGGCCGTTTCGGCGTGGACATCGACTACCTCAACAGGGGTGCGGCCATTGAGATCAAGATCGGCCAGGGTGCGAAGCCCGGCATCGGCGGCCACCTCCCCGGCGAGAAGGTCGGCCCGGACGTCTCCCGGACACGGATGATCCCGGAGGGGAGCGACGCGATCAGTCCGGCGCCTCACCACGACATCTACTCGATCGAGGACCTCGCGCAACTCGTCCGCTCCCTGAAGGAGGCGACAGAGTGGCAGAAACCGGTCTTCGTGAAGATCGCCGCGGTCCACAACGCCGCCGCGATCGCGGCCGGCATCGCGCGGTCGGGCGCCGACGCCGTCGTCGTGGACGGTTTCCGCGGCGGGACGGGCGCGGCCCCGAAGGTCTTCCGCGACCACGTGGGCATCCCGATCGAGGCGGCGATCTCGGCCGTCGACCAGAAACTCCGGTCCCAGGGGATCAGGAACGAGGTCTCGGTCATCGCGAGCGGCGGCCTCAGGAATGCCGCCGACGTGACGAAGGCGATCGCCCTCGGCGCCGATGCTGTCTATATCGGCACCTCGGCCCTGGTGGCGATGGGCTGCCGGGTCTGCGGCAACTGCTACCGCGGCCTCTGCCCCTGGGGGATCGCCACCCAGCGTCCTGACCTGATCGCCCGCCTCGACCCGGTGCGGGAAGGGGAGCATGTGGCCAACCTCATCCATGCCTGGACGATGGAGATCTCCGAACTGATGGGGGCGGCCGGGATCAATGCGATCGAGAGTCTGCGGGGCAACCGCGACCGTTTGCGGGGCTACATGCTCGACGAGGGGCTGTTGCAGGTGCTGGACGTCAAGACGGTGGGGGCGTGA